The Apostichopus japonicus isolate 1M-3 chromosome 3, ASM3797524v1, whole genome shotgun sequence region AAACACATTATTCCTTTTGTTAGGTACCAGCATCCAAAATCACTGTCATGCAGCTATATATTCAAACTGCATTTAATGTGCCAATTAAGTTTCTCAGATTTATTTAAaaatggggagagggggggggggggggcaaatgtgATGCTATCTTCAACATTTTTTAAGACtgaaattgtcaattttgtcaaatttttcgGTTTGGAGTACTAAATGACAATTATACACTGATGTAATGTAATGAACCTGTGAAGAAAGTGAATGAGTGTACATTAACTAACACAAAAAACAGACGCACAAGAAAGATTATTATAACTCAACacttcaaaatatttctttccatAAAATGATACAGTACATAAGTTTGCCACACATAGACATCtctttattttcatacaaatATGAACAAAACTAGCATACTGTGAAATTGATCTAAAATCTGTTATAAGCAAGGTTGTAGTCTTGTTCAATACTTTGGAAAGTcaattttacattaaaattttttCCACGTAGAAAATTGGAACAGTCTAATGGTATTCAACAAGTTAAAATTTAGCATGTCTTAAAGTGATATATTTCTAAATTGTTGTTTGTTCTATAAACTTTCATCACACACCGCTAGTATTAACTGTTAGGCCAGACAAAACACTGCAAAGAATATGTAACAATTTTGAAACATGACAGAATGATGTTGGAGACTTAACAATATTGTAACAAGTTGTAATGGATGAAAGAAACACAAGAATCAAGAGATCTGGATATTCTCTGCAGCTTCGTTTGATGTTCAGAAAAGCTTACAGAATTCAATCTCTGATTAATAGATGTTAAAATGAAGAGAGTTGACAGGATTTTTCCATGTCGCTTCATCAATTTTTATTGGAACAATAATCAACAATATTAAATAACGTCATTCATGTTAATTAACATTCCAAGAGCAAAACCTGCATGGCAAACATAGTAACATGTCCAAAATCTCAATTCTTCAACTGTCCTTTGTATCACTCCCTTTAATAATAGTtctcattttttgggggttatccaacaatcatcagatCATCAGTGGTAAATTCATATGTTGGAACTTCTAAATTTAAAGGGGCTGGTCCTTTTCGGATCCTACCGGAGGCATCGTAATGAGATCCATGACAAGGACAGAAGTAGCCGCCGTATTCGCCGGCGTTGGCTATGGGGACGCATCCTAAATGTGTGCACACGCCGATGAGCACTAGCCACTCGGGTTTCTGAACTCTCTCGTGATCGGCCTGGGGGTCCCGCAGGCTGGTGACATCGACACAGGCCACGTCGTCGATCTCTTCTGAGGTTCGATGCCTGACAAACAGGGGCTTGCCTCTCCACTTGAATGTCATATTCTTGCCCTGTCAAGAAGAAATCATTGTCAACACAATGTTAGCAATGTAATCTTAAGCAGTAGCAAAGCATTTGTAATATGGTTGTCTTTAACCcttgcaaccccccccccccatcgttAAACTCACCCCAGTTCAAGAGTTCTCATAAAGTGGGGCAGATGTTGTTAAACAAATATGTGTCCATCATACCAAAGGCTGCCTATATCTGTCTGTGCATGCCAAGAATATCACCACAAAACACAGCATGGATAAACAAAAATCATTGTAGTACACctaaaaacataacataacaatatataaGAACTGAAAATTGATCACTTTTAATTATCATATCAAAAACAATTATgtgatcatcatcatttttcagTTTATAAGCAAATACTTGATTTCCCTTTGCTGACTTGATATATAGTTTGGAATAGGATGTAGTACCTCGGGTATATCTGACAGCTTGATTTCAATCTTTGCCATAGCGAGCACATCCGCGGAAGCGGCCATCGTGGATATAAACTCTGTCACAATGTTCTTGGCTGCATAGGCTGCCGCCACCGAGCCTCCGCCGACTAACATGTAAGTGAACGCCTTGCGATCGACGGATCGTGACTCTGAGGGTTGGTTTGCTGCTGTTTCACGTCTATATTCGTCAAAGTCTGGAAATTGGATGTCTGTGTGAGCATAGCGAACTTGGCTAGGACCTGAGTGAGGAATACAAATTGAAAAGTTAGATTATGGTTTGAAAACCTTCACTAGTTCACTAAACAAGGAAATTTGTGGACATGCTATAGGGAGGAGGACCGAGGACATAATGCAATTCATGCATGAAAATGTAATGTTTGTTGTGTAATGTTTGTGGTTAACAAGCAACACCAAAGGCAACTGTGCGGTTCCATTTTCCAGAACGTCAGTTAGATACTTCCACCAAGACTGGAGTACAACTGCAAGGCTAGACAATTGAAGCAAGTTTGTAATTTATTAACGTACTGGTGGTACTACCGACTGGTacagtactagtagtatagtgAAGGCTTCGTAATCGACGCACCCCTTTATTTGACACACCTCTAAAACTTCCTAAATATCACAGTGGCAACCATACTGCAGGCAACCAAACCACTTTTGCACCTAAGTAGTGAGACGTTTTTCACGAgatgaatccatttcaggtatgtGCAGATGAAAGTTTGGTTCATTTTAAAGCTTTTTACACTCTCTCCCCAATGTTGCAAGTATTTTTCGcttttggaaatcttactctctaaaaataacaaattttcttgAGATGACGCCACTACTCTGCAACAATGATCCGTCTGCTACATCTAGGCATGCACAGAGAACAGTTAGTACACGGCATGGTATTTCTGGTTCCAGTGCCACTCCGAATTTCCGCCATAGGTACATACTGCCATACCATTCCACCATAGGTTTCGATAATTTTCGCCATGGCAAAAAGGCTCAAAACCTATGGCGGAACGGTAcattttaggaatggattttacaTTCATAATTTCGTAGGAGTcgatacactgtcttcaaatatataatatagttgGTTAAATAAATCGAATAAATTTAggttgattgtttattaaaaaaaaaaggattctGATTGTTGATTTAAATGACAGATTTTCCGCCATACAAAAGTGCTTTACCGCCATCAGATAAAACGGCGGAATGGCACTTTTGCTATGGCgaaagagcacattttctatggcggaatGAACCGATGGCGGAATGACACCGCCCCCTTATTTCTCAGGTACTACACATCTGAAAATTGCATATAGGTGAGTGTTTTGCGGATTTCTTAATAGATGTCGTTCATCAAATCCTTAAGCGTCAATTAAGGATTtaatcaacgatgtctatcaaggaaataTCCAAATCACTCACTCAACTGTACGCATTTGTCATATacatgtgtagttcctcagaaatatAATGAACTCAAActttttattgttctgtgcctacgcaaCATACCATTGAgtagaatttgaccacaaaatgacCACGAAATTGACACATTCGGTGTTAAGCTAACTGTGTAAGTAtgcatccattgactttggatgttgtttgctatgctctgagtcTTCTAAgttcagacaggtcaggtcccagagagaagTGGTATCATGCTGaggtaatttttgttttatttagggagtaagatttccaaatgccaaaaatagTGCAAAACTgaggggagggtgttaaaagcttaaaaaaacacaacttgATCAACTgaaaatggattcaaactcatgaaatatgtaactctgatttgctgcaaaatgttaagTTGCCAGAAATATTTGAAGTTGCGTCAATTACGATGGTGcttcaattatgaagccttactgttagtagcatggtgggctcataattgacgcacttaaggattggaTTGACGATGTCTGTCaacataaaatcaaaatcacttaACTGCATGcacttttcatatgtgtagttccttagaaatgtaatgatctcaaaatatttattgttctgtgcctatgCAACGCacaattgagaagaatttgaccacaaaatgtctgctgtgtcaagttctttcatacccctaaattgacacattcgcaACCCTTTTTAATTACGGTCGCTATGGTCGCATTGGCGACCACAATTCTCGGCTGGCGAtgagaatttctggaaaaattaatgctagtcgccagacctataatactgtggcgatcagtttttgcaactgaaaatttcaccatgatgaatttaaattgtcacgaaactgttcaaaattttaaaatgacaagttagagtagcaatattatgtgataaaatgaaaagagatttaatctgtgtttcaatctttaaaaagtttaacttacaaaactgtcgatattatgaaacaaactacgttcggcaaagccccgtttcaagactgcctaacaatgaacagcgtgcactatacgtacatcagtttacaactgca contains the following coding sequences:
- the LOC139961565 gene encoding cytochrome b-c1 complex subunit Rieske, mitochondrial-like encodes the protein MLAAARLGVSSPHISATAQIVASQLRPAVVAVASAPKPVLPDRPEFWHTQQSLSSIAPKSCFLRATSGVQGPSQVRYAHTDIQFPDFDEYRRETAANQPSESRSVDRKAFTYMLVGGGSVAAAYAAKNIVTEFISTMAASADVLAMAKIEIKLSDIPEGKNMTFKWRGKPLFVRHRTSEEIDDVACVDVTSLRDPQADHERVQKPEWLVLIGVCTHLGCVPIANAGEYGGYFCPCHGSHYDASGRIRKGPAPLNLEVPTYEFTTDDLMIVG